One part of the Thermococcus radiotolerans genome encodes these proteins:
- a CDS encoding CGP-CTERM sorting domain-containing protein, producing MKKLVLIIIGLLFISTVSYAVAEAQVNPDKLHFYMYGAKTCPHCRKMKEEIPRVYGNDSFTYYELVDNTENQALFGVQYQYTGIAGVPAIGIAYDGKLEAIVEGEFNVSMAPEIVKAAMDNGGLILVTGGKAYIIKNETIIQKLQVIYVEHRNPDEPVTTTTTTTTPGNSGICGPGILVALAVIPLVLLKRRR from the coding sequence ATGAAAAAGTTGGTTTTAATTATCATAGGGCTGCTGTTTATCTCGACGGTATCATACGCCGTCGCGGAGGCCCAGGTGAATCCGGATAAACTCCACTTCTACATGTACGGTGCGAAGACCTGCCCCCACTGCCGCAAGATGAAGGAGGAGATACCGAGGGTCTACGGGAACGACAGCTTCACTTACTATGAGCTGGTGGACAATACCGAGAACCAGGCCCTCTTCGGCGTCCAGTACCAGTACACGGGCATAGCGGGAGTTCCGGCCATAGGCATAGCCTACGACGGTAAACTTGAGGCCATAGTTGAGGGGGAGTTTAACGTCTCAATGGCCCCGGAGATAGTAAAGGCTGCGATGGACAACGGCGGTCTGATCCTTGTAACCGGGGGAAAAGCGTACATAATAAAAAACGAAACCATAATCCAGAAGCTCCAGGTTATCTACGTTGAGCACAGGAATCCGGATGAGCCGGTAACGACGACCACAACCACGACCACGCCGGGCAACAGTGGAATCTGCGGGCCGGGAATACTGGTTGCCCTTGCGGTTATTCCCCTGGTTCTCCTCAAACGGAGGCGCTGA
- a CDS encoding YbhB/YbcL family Raf kinase inhibitor-like protein, whose product MDLEIGSVFHNGEYIPVEFTCDGENVNPPIFIGHIDPDVKSLVIIMDDPDAPGGTFTHWIAWNIPPLGEIPKGVPKQAEVDAPVHVIQGRNDFGMVGYGGPCPPRGHGIHHYHFKVYGLDTTLNLRPGSGRRELEEAMKGHVVQWGELVGLYRRD is encoded by the coding sequence ATGGACCTTGAGATAGGTTCGGTGTTTCACAACGGGGAGTACATACCCGTTGAGTTCACGTGCGATGGGGAGAACGTTAACCCCCCGATATTCATAGGGCACATAGACCCCGATGTCAAGAGCCTAGTCATCATCATGGACGACCCCGATGCCCCCGGTGGAACCTTCACCCACTGGATAGCGTGGAACATTCCACCCCTGGGCGAGATACCCAAGGGGGTTCCAAAACAGGCGGAGGTTGATGCCCCTGTTCACGTGATTCAGGGACGCAACGATTTCGGAATGGTAGGCTACGGCGGTCCGTGCCCGCCGAGGGGCCACGGGATACACCACTATCACTTCAAGGTTTACGGCCTCGACACGACGCTCAACCTCAGGCCCGGCTCCGGAAGAAGGGAATTGGAAGAGGCCATGAAGGGCCACGTCGTCCAGTGGGGCGAACTCGTCGGCCTGTACAGGCGGGACTGA
- a CDS encoding cytochrome C biogenesis protein CcdA, translating to MRSEIKGLALIVLASFGISSLALWALGMSGFIPQFFTLAMTDSINPCTFVIYTMLLIALSVREISKRRLYLIGAAFIAAVYISYYLLGVGLLYFAGYLPLWVAGVAAIIFGAYTIATGLMEKSRIADKKGVKKRIFSSDATAVGAFTLGIIVSTTLLPCSAGSYLVYAIIISKAGEALAFLLLALYNLVFVLPLVIILLAMGSVTESKRFSQAMVRRSRELSVVAGILLIAIGVWVLTGASL from the coding sequence ATGAGGAGTGAGATAAAGGGTCTGGCGCTCATAGTCCTCGCATCCTTCGGGATAAGCTCCCTGGCGCTGTGGGCACTGGGCATGAGCGGTTTCATCCCCCAGTTCTTCACCCTTGCGATGACGGACTCCATAAACCCGTGCACGTTCGTCATATACACCATGCTCCTCATAGCCCTCTCGGTCAGGGAGATTTCCAAGAGGCGGCTCTACCTCATAGGTGCCGCTTTCATAGCCGCGGTGTACATATCCTACTACCTCCTTGGAGTCGGTCTGCTTTACTTCGCCGGTTATCTGCCCCTCTGGGTCGCGGGGGTTGCCGCGATAATCTTTGGGGCCTACACCATAGCCACCGGGCTGATGGAGAAGTCGCGCATAGCCGACAAGAAGGGCGTCAAGAAGAGGATATTCAGCAGCGATGCCACAGCCGTGGGGGCCTTCACCCTGGGCATCATAGTCTCCACCACGCTCCTTCCATGCTCTGCAGGGAGCTACCTGGTCTACGCGATAATAATCTCGAAGGCAGGGGAGGCCCTCGCCTTCCTCCTTCTGGCCCTCTACAACCTGGTGTTCGTGCTGCCGCTGGTGATCATACTGCTTGCCATGGGCAGTGTCACGGAGAGCAAGCGCTTCTCCCAGGCCATGGTGAGGAGGAGCCGGGAGCTTTCGGTCGTTGCGGGGATTCTGCTGATCGCGATAGGGGTCTGGGTTCTAACCGGTGCTTCGCTTTGA